A genomic window from Halorubrum lacusprofundi ATCC 49239 includes:
- a CDS encoding DUF7474 family protein — MPTFRYPCPGCRTTNSLHDADCDFEGVSWPTIEKAYTDLLTVLTAEPDGMAESTLREAIHSEWSGLHKAALGALEREQRVVEDGDRLRLLTAAEFKELVSEPTRDPMRTVYEYGSVPGCHDNAVFAMVAWYEMVGLSWPETRENVVEWLRESGAWDRGGFEESTPEELVDAKRHVYDEGYGWKEKGQAAKRVIERHV; from the coding sequence GTGCCGACGTTCCGCTACCCGTGCCCCGGCTGTCGGACGACCAACAGCCTCCACGACGCCGACTGCGACTTCGAGGGCGTGAGCTGGCCGACCATCGAGAAGGCGTACACGGATCTCCTGACCGTTCTCACCGCCGAGCCGGACGGAATGGCCGAGTCCACGCTCCGCGAGGCGATTCACAGCGAGTGGAGCGGGCTCCACAAGGCCGCGCTCGGCGCCTTGGAACGCGAGCAGCGCGTCGTCGAGGATGGCGACCGGCTCCGGCTGCTCACCGCCGCCGAGTTCAAGGAACTCGTCTCCGAGCCGACCCGGGACCCCATGCGAACCGTCTACGAGTACGGCTCCGTCCCGGGCTGCCACGACAACGCCGTCTTCGCGATGGTCGCGTGGTACGAGATGGTCGGGCTCTCGTGGCCCGAGACCCGCGAGAACGTCGTCGAGTGGCTCCGCGAGTCCGGCGCGTGGGACCGCGGTGGCTTCGAGGAGTCGACGCCCGAGGAGCTCGTCGACGCCAAGCGCCACGTGTACGACGAGGGCTACGGCTGGAAGGAGAAGGGACAGGCCGCGAAGCGCGTGATCGAGCGGCACGTGTAG
- the mdh gene encoding malate dehydrogenase, translating to MTKVSVIGAAGTVGAAAGYNLALRDVVDELVFVDIPDQRETTIGQAADTNHGVAYDSNTAVRQGDYEDTAGSDVVVITAGIPRKEGQTRIDLAGNNAPIMEDIGSSLAEHNDDFVTVTTSNPVDLLNRHLYEAGDRDRGQVIGFGGRLDSARFRYVLSQRFDAPVKNVEATILGEHGDAQAPVFSKVRVDGRDPSFDADEKEEIVEDLQESAMDVISRKGATQWGPATGVAHTVEAVLNDTGEVLPCSVVLDGEFGYEDTAFGVPAKLGSNGVEEVVEWELDEYESDLLDEAAEKLSEQYEKIA from the coding sequence ATGACAAAAGTGAGCGTCATCGGTGCGGCGGGGACCGTCGGGGCCGCGGCCGGGTACAATCTCGCGCTGCGGGACGTGGTCGACGAGTTGGTCTTCGTCGACATCCCGGACCAGCGCGAGACGACGATCGGGCAGGCGGCCGACACGAACCACGGCGTCGCCTACGACTCGAACACGGCCGTCCGGCAGGGCGACTACGAGGACACCGCCGGCTCGGACGTGGTCGTGATCACGGCCGGCATCCCGCGCAAGGAGGGCCAGACCCGCATCGATCTGGCGGGCAACAACGCGCCGATCATGGAGGACATCGGCTCGTCGCTCGCCGAGCACAACGACGACTTCGTCACCGTCACCACGTCGAACCCCGTCGACCTGCTCAACCGGCACCTGTACGAGGCGGGCGACCGCGACCGCGGTCAGGTGATCGGGTTCGGCGGGCGGCTCGACTCCGCACGCTTCCGGTACGTCCTCTCCCAGCGCTTCGACGCGCCCGTGAAGAACGTCGAGGCGACGATTCTCGGCGAGCACGGTGACGCGCAGGCGCCCGTCTTCTCGAAGGTGCGCGTTGACGGTCGCGACCCGAGCTTCGACGCCGACGAGAAGGAGGAGATCGTCGAAGACCTCCAAGAGTCCGCGATGGACGTGATCAGTCGCAAGGGCGCCACGCAGTGGGGCCCCGCCACCGGCGTCGCGCACACCGTCGAGGCGGTCCTGAACGACACCGGCGAGGTGCTCCCCTGCTCCGTCGTACTCGACGGCGAGTTCGGCTACGAGGACACCGCGTTCGGCGTCCCCGCGAAGCTCGGCTCGAACGGCGTCGAGGAAGTGGTCGAGTGGGAACTCGACGAGTACGAGTCGGACCTGCTCGACGAGGCCGCCGAGAAGCTCTCCGAGCAGTACGAGAAAATCGCGTAA
- a CDS encoding HVO_2922 family protein: protein MANDRQSGSPGGLYEQRIGTPTTDDEVNGFWLFGFGVLLGLAGVLLFFLTESATTARGIAYALAALAPPFIMLGAVIRFPLRRAGTFIGYLGTTVSVLGVVWFVNIFPDGWSTASGEPAVIAVYGIGLTLIGLAGTIVPLLSDPVYEDYERMQGEAAAATAERDETSAELASTREELDATESELSATNEELSETESALEAARAETAALRGSKARFELFEDAGGKPRWRLRHRNGNVIATAGQGYSSRGKAQKGLHSVRRNALGAGILRIETPVAEAEAIAVDDGPEPADAADPNVAVPSDDEAIASKATFELFEDAGGEWRWRLRHDNGNIISDSGEGYASKSNAKRALGRVREHVAAADYLRVDPTAFEVFRNAGGEWRWRLIHENGNVLADSGEGYSSRSKARQGLDSVQSNAAEAALEAVGDDGVAGDADGNPNATFELYEDAAEEYRWRLRHRNGNIIADSGEGYASESNARDAIGRVREYAPDADVLEVGNAAFEIYEDAADEWRWRLRHRNGNIIADSGEGYASRSNAVEGVTGVKANAPGAEAETVEAEE, encoded by the coding sequence ATGGCAAACGACAGACAATCAGGCTCTCCCGGCGGGCTGTACGAGCAACGCATCGGGACGCCGACGACAGACGACGAGGTGAACGGGTTCTGGCTGTTCGGGTTCGGTGTGCTGCTCGGACTGGCCGGAGTCCTCCTGTTTTTCCTCACCGAGTCGGCGACGACCGCTCGCGGGATCGCGTACGCGCTCGCGGCGCTGGCTCCGCCGTTCATCATGCTCGGCGCGGTGATCCGCTTCCCGCTGCGGCGGGCGGGAACGTTCATCGGATACCTCGGGACGACGGTCAGCGTCCTCGGCGTCGTTTGGTTCGTGAACATCTTCCCGGACGGCTGGTCTACCGCCTCCGGCGAGCCAGCCGTGATCGCCGTGTACGGAATCGGCCTCACGCTCATCGGGCTCGCGGGGACGATCGTCCCGCTCCTGTCCGACCCGGTCTACGAGGACTACGAGCGGATGCAGGGCGAGGCGGCGGCCGCGACGGCCGAGCGCGACGAGACGAGCGCGGAGTTGGCGTCGACCCGCGAGGAGTTGGATGCGACCGAATCGGAGCTTTCGGCGACGAACGAGGAGCTGTCGGAGACGGAGTCGGCGCTCGAAGCGGCCCGCGCGGAGACGGCGGCGCTGCGGGGGAGCAAGGCGCGGTTCGAGCTGTTCGAGGACGCGGGCGGAAAGCCGCGCTGGCGGCTCCGCCACCGCAACGGCAACGTCATCGCGACCGCCGGGCAGGGGTACAGCAGCCGCGGAAAGGCACAAAAGGGCCTCCACAGTGTCAGGCGGAACGCGCTCGGCGCCGGGATCCTTCGGATCGAGACCCCGGTCGCGGAGGCCGAGGCGATCGCCGTCGACGACGGTCCCGAGCCCGCGGACGCCGCGGACCCGAACGTGGCCGTCCCGAGCGACGACGAGGCGATCGCGAGCAAGGCGACCTTCGAGCTGTTCGAGGACGCGGGCGGGGAATGGCGCTGGCGACTCCGCCACGACAACGGGAACATCATCTCGGACTCCGGCGAGGGGTACGCCTCCAAGTCGAACGCGAAGCGCGCGCTCGGCCGGGTCCGCGAGCACGTCGCCGCCGCGGACTACCTCCGGGTCGACCCGACCGCCTTCGAGGTGTTCCGGAACGCCGGCGGCGAGTGGCGCTGGCGGCTCATCCACGAGAACGGGAACGTGCTCGCCGACTCCGGCGAGGGGTACTCCTCCCGGTCGAAGGCCCGGCAAGGGCTCGACAGCGTGCAGTCGAACGCCGCCGAGGCGGCCCTCGAAGCGGTCGGCGACGACGGCGTGGCCGGTGACGCCGACGGGAACCCGAACGCGACCTTCGAGCTGTACGAGGACGCGGCCGAGGAGTACCGCTGGCGACTCCGCCACCGCAACGGGAACATCATCGCGGACTCCGGCGAGGGGTACGCCTCCGAGTCGAACGCGCGGGACGCGATCGGGCGCGTCCGCGAGTACGCCCCCGACGCCGACGTGTTGGAGGTCGGCAACGCCGCCTTCGAGATCTACGAGGACGCCGCCGACGAGTGGCGCTGGCGGCTCCGCCACCGCAACGGGAACATCATCGCGGACTCCGGCGAAGGGTACGCCTCCCGGTCGAACGCGGTCGAGGGGGTCACGGGCGTGAAGGCGAACGCCCCCGGCGCGGAGGCGGAGACGGTCGAGGCGGAGGAGTAG
- a CDS encoding MFS transporter, producing MTHPEAGAASIEGDDPPRSPAVANPRRALAVVIGVVFIDLVGFGIVIPILPFYVRSFGVSDAFIGLLAASYSLAQFLAAPTLGRLSDRIGRRPVLLASLATAGVAWVTFGYAGESGARFGTAAALATLFASRTLAGAMGGNIAAAQAYVADITPRDRRAGALGLVGASFALGFVFGPAIGGLLAADAVVARADALLPAFVPATAYSLPSFAAAGMSFLAVGVGFVFLEEPKRTRPTEEVEGRHTTAIGQFRNALSSVTLRPLTVAYFVVAVAFAGVQVMFIPYVADAFGYDATAAAFLLTYVGVLGAVNQGVLVGRLSRVVPSRTLVAAGSVILAGALVAIPATGLVDRAAGDVALGGPAWLTLPLVALLIALAALSLGNALVNVSLATLVSASAGDAEQGAAFGVTQGASSLGRTVGPPLMAVLYTVAVASPFLVGALLLVPVAAAFGRRTG from the coding sequence GTGACGCATCCGGAGGCGGGCGCGGCGTCGATCGAGGGCGACGATCCCCCCCGATCCCCGGCCGTCGCCAACCCCCGCCGCGCGCTCGCCGTAGTGATCGGCGTCGTGTTCATCGATCTGGTCGGTTTCGGAATCGTGATCCCGATCCTCCCCTTCTACGTGCGCTCGTTCGGCGTCAGCGACGCCTTCATCGGGTTGCTCGCGGCGTCGTACTCGCTCGCGCAGTTCCTCGCGGCGCCTACGCTCGGCCGACTCTCCGATCGGATCGGGCGCCGACCCGTCCTGCTCGCGTCGCTCGCGACCGCCGGCGTCGCGTGGGTGACGTTCGGCTACGCCGGGGAGTCGGGCGCGCGCTTCGGGACCGCCGCCGCGCTGGCGACGCTGTTCGCCTCCCGGACGCTCGCCGGGGCAATGGGCGGCAACATCGCCGCCGCGCAGGCGTACGTCGCCGACATCACGCCGAGAGATCGGCGAGCGGGCGCGCTGGGGCTCGTCGGTGCATCGTTCGCGCTCGGCTTCGTCTTCGGTCCGGCGATCGGCGGCCTGCTCGCCGCCGACGCCGTGGTCGCCCGCGCCGACGCCCTCCTCCCGGCGTTCGTCCCGGCGACGGCGTACTCGCTCCCCAGCTTCGCGGCGGCGGGAATGAGCTTCCTCGCGGTCGGCGTCGGGTTCGTGTTCTTAGAGGAGCCGAAGCGGACGCGCCCGACGGAGGAGGTCGAGGGGCGACACACGACCGCGATCGGTCAGTTCCGCAATGCGCTCTCCTCGGTGACGCTCCGGCCGCTGACGGTCGCGTACTTCGTCGTCGCCGTCGCGTTCGCGGGCGTACAGGTCATGTTCATCCCGTACGTCGCCGACGCCTTCGGCTACGACGCGACCGCCGCGGCGTTCCTGCTCACCTACGTCGGCGTCCTCGGCGCGGTGAATCAGGGCGTTCTCGTCGGGCGGCTCTCGCGGGTCGTCCCCTCGCGAACGCTCGTCGCGGCCGGTTCCGTGATCCTCGCCGGCGCGCTCGTCGCGATCCCCGCGACCGGACTCGTCGACCGGGCGGCCGGCGACGTCGCTCTCGGCGGCCCAGCGTGGCTCACACTCCCGCTTGTCGCGCTCCTCATCGCGCTCGCGGCGCTTTCGCTCGGGAACGCCCTCGTGAACGTCTCGCTTGCGACACTCGTCTCCGCGTCGGCCGGCGACGCCGAGCAGGGTGCCGCCTTCGGCGTCACGCAGGGCGCGTCGAGCCTCGGCCGGACCGTCGGCCCGCCCCTAATGGCCGTCCTCTACACCGTCGCCGTCGCGTCGCCGTTCCTCGTCGGCGCGCTCCTTCTCGTTCCTGTGGCCGCGGCGTTCGGACGCCGAACCGGGTGA
- a CDS encoding glutaredoxin family protein produces MSETDASETVPVTVYTREDCSLCVAARETIEAVAEGLDVTIDLDMVDVDEDPELAEEYGERVPYVLVDGHPAFKYEIDERELRLKLLAAS; encoded by the coding sequence ATGAGCGAGACGGACGCCTCGGAGACCGTCCCCGTCACGGTGTACACCCGCGAGGACTGCTCGCTGTGCGTCGCGGCCCGCGAGACCATCGAGGCGGTCGCCGAGGGCCTCGACGTGACGATCGACCTCGACATGGTCGACGTCGACGAGGATCCCGAACTGGCCGAAGAGTACGGCGAGCGCGTCCCCTACGTACTCGTCGACGGCCACCCCGCGTTCAAGTACGAGATCGACGAGCGAGAGCTACGGCTGAAGCTCTTGGCGGCGTCCTGA
- a CDS encoding DNA polymerase sliding clamp produces the protein MFKAIVGASTLQDALDSVSVLVDECKIRLNDEELSIRAVDPANVGMVDLTLEAAAFESYEADGGVIGVNLARLEDIAGMANSGDLIHLELNEETRKLHIEIDGLSYTLALIDPDSIRQEPDIPDLDLASEIVVEGAQINRGITAADMVSDHIRLRVDETDEAFFIEAEGDTDDVDLRLAREDLIALTAGPADSLFSLDYLKDMNKAIPSDAEVTIELGEEFPVKLHYGFAEGLGHVTFMLAPRIQSD, from the coding sequence ATGTTCAAGGCCATTGTAGGCGCGTCGACGCTACAGGACGCGCTCGATTCGGTGAGCGTGTTGGTCGACGAGTGTAAGATCCGCCTAAACGACGAGGAGCTCTCCATTCGGGCTGTCGACCCCGCTAACGTCGGCATGGTCGATCTCACTCTCGAAGCTGCCGCGTTCGAGTCCTACGAGGCCGACGGCGGCGTCATCGGCGTCAATCTCGCCCGCTTAGAGGACATCGCCGGCATGGCCAACTCCGGCGACCTGATCCACCTCGAACTCAACGAGGAGACCCGCAAGCTCCACATCGAGATCGACGGGCTCTCCTACACCCTCGCGCTCATCGACCCCGACTCCATCCGACAGGAGCCGGATATCCCCGACCTCGATCTCGCCTCCGAGATCGTCGTCGAGGGCGCCCAGATTAACCGCGGGATCACCGCCGCCGACATGGTCTCGGACCACATCCGCCTGCGCGTCGACGAGACCGACGAGGCATTCTTCATCGAAGCCGAGGGCGACACCGACGACGTCGACCTGCGGCTCGCACGCGAGGACCTCATCGCGCTCACCGCCGGTCCCGCCGATTCACTGTTCAGCCTCGACTATCTCAAGGACATGAACAAGGCGATTCCCTCCGACGCCGAGGTCACCATCGAGCTCGGCGAGGAGTTCCCCGTCAAGCTCCACTACGGGTTCGCTGAGGGGCTCGGGCACGTTACGTTCATGCTAGCCCCTCGCATCCAGAGCGACTGA
- a CDS encoding histidine kinase N-terminal 7TM domain-containing protein, whose protein sequence is MLSDLVPAWPVIGSLAGGAGAVGLAWAIREHRGRPGVDWFLGVFAAQATWCFSYGIGLLVTDPTLRAVLEAMTWLGIVWAGITFLGFALEYTGRSDVVRGRLFGSVVGFGLLSTVLLVTNSLHGAFWTGFEFEPAFGVATVSYAFGPWAYLVVAVETVLVASAVFLLVDTLLSYGPLYRRESAAVALSSLPPGFALVAWALEIGPVPQLQLAAMMFVPHMLLDAYAFNRAEMFDRNPTTSRAAERTAIDDLADPIVALAPDRHVVRLNPAAESLLGVDAETARDRPLDEFMAVPGLDDDRAAAEPDGGDSHDDGTRETIAVDDGAARRTYAVSTSPLTDPNGTHVGYTIVFSDVTERERRRQQLEVLNRILRHNLRNDAGVVHGYGEILRNRLEDPELVRMADAIERRAGALAALGEKAGTVERLVGDSDASAVAVDEIVASAIADAHERDPDASVESNPVDGDWTTRVRVDALRAIVENTVENALDHHDGEGSERDDGGPWVRVSLRREGKERGEGEGDAIDNSRFVLTVEDDGPGIPDHEIEAVESGRETALEHGSGLGLWVVEWGAAAIGADVDYADREPRGTRVTVSIPIVGET, encoded by the coding sequence ATGCTCTCCGATCTCGTCCCGGCGTGGCCCGTCATCGGCTCGCTCGCCGGCGGGGCGGGGGCAGTCGGGCTCGCATGGGCGATCCGCGAACACCGGGGCCGCCCTGGCGTTGACTGGTTCCTCGGTGTGTTCGCTGCGCAGGCGACGTGGTGCTTCTCCTACGGGATCGGCTTGCTCGTCACGGACCCGACGCTTCGGGCGGTGCTGGAGGCGATGACGTGGCTCGGGATCGTCTGGGCCGGCATCACCTTCCTCGGATTCGCGCTGGAGTACACCGGCCGGAGCGACGTGGTCCGCGGCCGGCTGTTCGGCTCCGTGGTCGGCTTCGGACTCCTCTCGACGGTCCTTCTCGTCACGAACTCGCTCCACGGGGCGTTCTGGACCGGGTTCGAGTTCGAGCCCGCATTCGGCGTCGCGACGGTCTCGTACGCGTTCGGCCCCTGGGCGTACCTCGTCGTCGCCGTCGAGACCGTGCTCGTCGCGAGCGCCGTCTTCCTCCTCGTCGACACCCTGCTCAGCTACGGTCCACTGTACCGCCGAGAGAGCGCCGCGGTCGCGCTGAGCTCGCTACCACCGGGGTTCGCACTCGTTGCGTGGGCGCTGGAGATCGGACCGGTCCCCCAGCTCCAGCTCGCGGCCATGATGTTCGTTCCGCACATGCTGCTGGACGCGTACGCGTTCAACCGCGCGGAGATGTTTGACCGAAATCCGACGACCAGCCGCGCCGCCGAGCGCACCGCGATCGACGACCTCGCCGACCCCATCGTCGCGCTCGCACCCGACCGTCACGTCGTCCGGCTCAACCCCGCCGCCGAGTCGCTACTCGGTGTCGACGCCGAGACCGCTCGCGACCGCCCGCTCGACGAGTTCATGGCAGTTCCCGGCCTCGACGACGACCGCGCCGCCGCCGAGCCGGACGGGGGCGACAGCCACGACGACGGCACCCGCGAGACGATCGCGGTCGACGACGGCGCCGCCCGCCGCACCTACGCGGTGTCGACATCGCCGCTGACGGACCCCAACGGGACCCACGTCGGGTATACGATCGTCTTTTCGGACGTGACCGAGCGCGAGCGGCGCCGCCAGCAGCTTGAGGTGCTCAACCGGATCTTACGCCACAACCTCCGCAACGATGCCGGAGTCGTCCACGGCTACGGCGAGATCCTCCGCAACCGCCTCGAGGATCCCGAGCTGGTCCGGATGGCCGACGCGATCGAGCGCCGCGCGGGGGCGCTGGCCGCGCTCGGCGAGAAGGCCGGCACCGTCGAGCGCCTCGTCGGCGACAGCGACGCGAGCGCCGTCGCGGTCGACGAGATCGTCGCGTCTGCCATCGCTGACGCACACGAGCGCGATCCCGACGCGAGCGTCGAGTCGAACCCCGTCGACGGCGACTGGACCACGCGCGTCAGGGTCGACGCGCTTCGGGCGATCGTCGAGAACACCGTGGAGAACGCGCTCGACCACCACGACGGCGAGGGGTCCGAGCGCGACGACGGCGGACCGTGGGTTCGGGTGTCGCTTCGTCGGGAGGGGAAGGAGAGGGGAGAAGGGGAAGGCGACGCGATCGACAACTCCCGGTTCGTCCTCACCGTCGAGGACGACGGCCCCGGCATCCCCGATCACGAGATTGAGGCGGTCGAGTCCGGCCGTGAGACCGCGCTCGAACACGGGTCGGGGCTTGGGCTGTGGGTCGTCGAGTGGGGCGCCGCGGCGATCGGCGCCGACGTCGACTACGCCGACCGCGAGCCGCGAGGGACGCGCGTGACGGTGTCGATCCCGATCGTCGGAGAGACGTGA
- a CDS encoding metal-dependent hydrolase family protein, which translates to MHVIRGGQVADVDGTREADVAVADGEIVAVGPDAVDEIGGEDAVDAETDASGSVVASGLIDAHVHVMMDGRPDVATAVSDSDYTASYRTAGNLRDALEAGVTTVRDLGGRGTLALDAGEAVAAGDIDGPRVLACGRNVIMTGGHGNWFGREADGPAEVRKAAREQLKAGADVLKCMATGGVLTEGAVTGAPELTPEELAAFTDAAAPTNTPTAAHAHGETGIKNAVEAGISSIEHGTFMDREAAEMMADRGTYWVPTASALRGIVDHGVESGIPEDAVEKAEDAADRFDDAWGHALEADVPIAMGTDAGTPFNFFGDIPRELAYMVEHGLSPERALEAATVNAADLLGLDDVGRIGEGYRADLVVLEADPTEDVAAWQEPEAVFAAGERVA; encoded by the coding sequence ATGCACGTGATTCGAGGCGGACAAGTGGCTGACGTCGACGGGACTCGCGAGGCCGATGTCGCGGTCGCAGACGGCGAGATCGTCGCGGTCGGGCCGGACGCGGTCGACGAGATCGGCGGTGAGGACGCGGTCGACGCCGAGACCGACGCGAGCGGCTCGGTGGTCGCATCGGGGCTGATCGACGCGCACGTCCACGTCATGATGGACGGGCGACCAGATGTCGCCACCGCGGTCTCCGACAGCGACTACACCGCGAGCTACCGGACCGCCGGCAACCTCCGAGACGCCCTCGAAGCGGGGGTCACGACGGTCCGCGATCTGGGGGGCCGCGGGACGCTCGCGCTCGACGCGGGCGAGGCGGTCGCCGCCGGCGACATCGACGGTCCGCGCGTCCTCGCCTGCGGCCGCAACGTGATCATGACCGGCGGCCACGGCAACTGGTTCGGCCGCGAGGCCGACGGTCCGGCCGAGGTCCGAAAGGCGGCCCGCGAGCAGCTGAAGGCGGGCGCGGACGTGCTCAAGTGCATGGCGACGGGCGGCGTCCTTACCGAGGGCGCGGTGACCGGCGCCCCGGAGCTGACTCCCGAAGAACTCGCGGCGTTCACCGATGCCGCCGCTCCGACGAACACTCCTACCGCGGCTCACGCCCACGGCGAGACAGGGATCAAGAACGCGGTCGAGGCCGGGATTTCGAGTATCGAGCACGGCACCTTCATGGACCGCGAGGCCGCCGAGATGATGGCCGATCGAGGGACCTATTGGGTGCCGACCGCGAGTGCGCTCCGCGGAATCGTTGATCACGGCGTCGAGTCCGGGATCCCGGAGGACGCCGTCGAAAAGGCCGAAGACGCCGCCGACCGCTTCGACGACGCGTGGGGCCACGCGCTGGAGGCCGACGTGCCGATCGCAATGGGCACGGACGCCGGCACCCCGTTCAACTTCTTCGGGGACATCCCGCGGGAGCTTGCGTACATGGTCGAGCACGGACTCTCGCCGGAGCGGGCGCTCGAGGCCGCCACCGTCAACGCCGCGGATCTGCTCGGGCTCGACGACGTGGGCCGAATCGGGGAGGGGTACCGCGCCGACCTCGTCGTCCTCGAGGCCGACCCCACCGAGGACGTGGCGGCGTGGCAGGAGCCGGAGGCAGTGTTCGCCGCCGGCGAGCGGGTCGCGTAA